Proteins encoded within one genomic window of Platichthys flesus chromosome 17, fPlaFle2.1, whole genome shotgun sequence:
- the LOC133972719 gene encoding cilia- and flagella-associated protein 20-like, with the protein MFKSTFQSGFLSILYSIGSKPLKIWDKQVKNGRVERITDEDINSSVLEVIGLNVCTTFITCPSDPKSTLGIKLPFMVMIIKNLKKYFTFEVQVLDDHNIRRRFRASNYRTSTNVAPFICTMPLKLDDGWNQIQFNLSDFTSRAYGTNYVETQRVQIHANCRIRRVYFSDKLYSEDELPAEFKLNVKNTRAKLNSAFGRLYFH; encoded by the exons atgTTTAAAAGCACGTTTCAGAGTGGATTCCTCTCCATCCTTTACAGCATCGGCAGCAAACCTCTGAAGATCTGGGACAAACAG gTGAAAAATGGCAGAGTTGAGAGAATCACGGACGAGGACATTAACTCTTCGGTGTTGGAAGTTATAGGGCTAAACGTctg CACCACATTCATCACGTGTCCCTCAGACCCCAAGAGCACACTGGGCATCAAGCTTCCTTTTATGGTCATGATCATAAAGAACCTCAAAAAGTATTTCACTTTTGAGGTCCAG GTGTTGGATGATCATAATATCCGGCGGCGTTTTCGGGCGAGTAACTATCGGACCTCAACAAACGTGGCGCCCTTCATCTGCACCATGCCCCTAAAGCTGGACGATGGGTGGAATCAGATTCAGTTCAACCTGTCGGACTTCACCTCGAGGGCGTATGGAACAAATTATGTCGAGACGCAGCGTGTACAG ATCCACGCAAACTGTCGCATTAGGAGGGTGTATTTCTCTGACAAACTGTACTCCGAGGATGAACTCCCAGCAGAGTTCAAACTTAATGTCAAAAATACGAGGGCCAAG CTCAACTCAGCATTCGGTCGCTTGTATTTCCATTGA
- the LOC133972418 gene encoding cilia- and flagella-associated protein 20: protein MFKNTFQSGFLSILYSIGSKPLQIWDKKVRNGHIKRITDNDIHSLVLEVEGTNVSTTYITCPADPKKTLGIKLPFLVMIIKNLKKYFTFEVQVLDDKNVRRRFRASNYQSTTRVKPFICTMPMRLDDGWNQIQFNLSDFTRRAYGTNYIETLRVQIHANCRIRRVYFSDRLYSEDELPAEFKLYLPVQNPKAKQ from the exons ATGTTTAAAAACACGTTCCAGAGCGGGTTCCTCTCTATCTTGTACAGCATCGGCAGCAAACCTCTGCAGATCTGGGACAAAAAG GTGAGGAATGGGCACATCAAACGAATCACCGACAATGATATTCACTCCCTGGTGTTGGAAGTTGAAGGGACTAACGTcag CACCACCTACATCACGTGTCCCGCAGACCCGAAGAAGACACTGGGCATCAAGCTTCCTTTTCTGGTCATGATCATAAAGAACCTCAAAAAGTATTTCACTTTTGAGGTCCAG GTGTTGGATGATAAAAATGTCCGGAGACGTTTTCGGGCGAGTAACTACCAGAGCACGACACGAGTGAAGCCGTTCATCTGCACCATGCCCATGAGGCTGGATGACGGGTGGAATCAGATCCAGTTCAACCTGTCGGACTTCACCAGGAGGGCGTATGGAACGAATTATATTGAGACGCTGCGTGTACAG ATCCACGCAAACTGTCGCATAAGAAGGGTGTATTTCTCCGACAGACTATACTCTGAGGACGAACTCCCTGCAGAGTTTAAACTTTATCTGCCTGTCCAGAATCCGAAGGCCAAG caATAG
- the LOC133972720 gene encoding G-protein coupled receptor 20: MESLPDNISSPELLLTPDLTNCSAWKQRWGAPHLHRLGHLDVQLYQDFYAVWVSLMVCNSLMLVVGVTLNSLALYVFCGASTHSSASVVYTMNLAVADLLVALSLPARIALYHSGGSCVACAYVHTFSYFVNMYCSILFLTSICIDRYLAVVHASGTLHRWRTTGAARCVSAAVWFIAVVVTYSFQTTALGFSSSCVLLPALFYLTFLEFALPLLAVVVFTLRVACFLTSSHGLMPQQSRVRRARAVRLLAAVLVVFTVCFTPFHVRQVLVYFLVRDGGRGLGQGAGHVLAYHITVTLSSLNSCLDPVVYCLVTDSFKRVWRTRRRGGTEGEAGQTSGSGGEGERNPMNKCSGAVLAIAHSVATLTLTSRPIPAASVDQCDKTGGFQLIELKGKLTQIHNTFPLTDAGKTPGTNNPAPSAKHHLTLANDRLIN; encoded by the exons ATGGAGAGTCTTCCTGACAACATCAGCTCCCCCGAGCTCCTCCTGACTCCAGACCTGACTAACTGCAGCGCCTGGAAGCAGCGCTGGGGGGCGCCACACTTGCACAGGTTGGGTCACCTGGATGTGCAGCTGTACCAAGACTTCTACGCCGTGTGGGTCTCTCTTATG GTGTGTAACTCTCTCATGCTGGTGGTCGGTGTTACGCTCAACTCTTTGGCTCTCTACGTCTTCTGCGGGGCCTCCACCCACTCCTCAGCCTCTGTGGTTTACACTATGAACTTGGCCGTAGCTGACCTGCTGGTGGCGCTGTCACTGCCCGCTCGCATTGCCCTGTATCACAGCGGAGGGAGCTGCGTGGCTTGCGCCTACGTCCACACCTTCAGCTACTTCGTCAACATGTACTGCAGCATCCTGTttctgaccag tatcTGTATAGATCGATACCTCGCTGTCGTCCACGCGTCAGGCACCCTCCATCGATGGAGAACCACAGGGGCGGCCAGGTGTGTCAGCGCTGCAGTGTGGTTCATAGCAGTGGTGGTCACCTACTCCTTCCAG acCACGGCGTTGGGGTTCAGCTCCTCCTGCGTGCTCCTCCCCGCCCTCTTCTACCTCACCTTCCTGGAGTTCGCCCTCCCCCTCCTCGCTGTGGTGGTCTTCACCCTGCGTGTGGCCTGTTTCCTCACCTCCAGCCACGGCCTGATGCCGCAGCAGAGCAGGGTGAGGAGGGCCCGTGCCGTCAGGCTTTTGGCCGCAGtcctcgttgttttcactgtgtgctTCACGCCCTTCCACGTCCGCCAGGTGCTGGTTTACTTCTTGGTCAGAGATGGTGGGAGGGGGCTGGGCCAGGGGGCGGGGCACGTGCTGGCCTATCACATCACGGTGACCCTGAGCAGCCTCAACAGCTGCCTGGATCCAGTGGTTTACTGCCTTGTGACGGACAGCTTCAAGAGAgtgtggaggacgaggaggaggggagggacagagggggaggCCGGGCAGACGAGTGGTAGCGggggagaaggggagaggaACCCGATGAATAAATGTTCAGGTGCGGTGCTGGCAATAGCTCACAGTGTGGCCACTCTCACCCTCACCAGCAGGCCCATTCCTGCAGCCAGCGTGGACCAGTGTGATAAGACCGGTGG GTTTCAGCTGATTGAGCTGAAAGGAAAACTGACCCAGATCCACAACACTTTCCCCCTGACAGATGCAGGAAAAACACCTGGAACCAACAACCCTGCTCCGTCCGCAAAACACCACCTCACGCTGGCCAACGACCGGCTGATTAACTAA